The proteins below come from a single Terriglobia bacterium genomic window:
- a CDS encoding DUF1697 domain-containing protein, giving the protein MTMHLALLRGINVGGHRQVAMSDLRELLTVLGFTDPRSLLQSGNLVFRGARRKGAELERLLEGEAEKRLGLRTDFFVRTAEEWKGIVAGNPFRDEAERDPGHLLVVLLKRAPDGEQVEALRASITGPEVVRASGRHLYVVYPAGVGRSRLTNVLIEKKLGTSATGRNWNTVLKLGGLADPSNATLGARGSFD; this is encoded by the coding sequence GTGACGATGCACCTGGCGCTCCTCAGGGGCATCAACGTGGGCGGGCACAGGCAGGTCGCGATGTCCGACCTGCGAGAGCTGCTGACCGTCCTTGGCTTCACCGATCCACGGTCGCTGCTCCAGAGCGGCAATCTCGTCTTCCGAGGCGCGCGCCGAAAGGGCGCCGAGCTGGAGCGCCTGCTGGAGGGGGAGGCGGAGAAGCGCCTCGGCTTGCGAACGGACTTCTTCGTCCGAACCGCGGAGGAATGGAAAGGGATCGTCGCGGGAAACCCCTTCCGCGACGAAGCCGAGCGGGATCCCGGCCATCTCCTGGTCGTGCTCCTGAAGCGCGCGCCGGACGGCGAGCAGGTGGAGGCGCTGCGGGCTTCGATCACCGGCCCGGAGGTCGTCCGCGCCTCCGGCCGGCACCTCTACGTCGTGTATCCCGCCGGCGTCGGCCGCTCGCGCCTGACGAACGTCCTCATCGAGAAGAAGCTCGGCACGTCGGCCACGGGCCGCAACTGGAACACGGTCCTGAAGCTCGGTGGCCTCGCCGACCCCTCGAACGCGACATTGGGAGCGCGCGGGAGTTTCGACTAG